A stretch of Gossypium hirsutum isolate 1008001.06 chromosome A06, Gossypium_hirsutum_v2.1, whole genome shotgun sequence DNA encodes these proteins:
- the LOC121230353 gene encoding uncharacterized protein isoform X3, giving the protein MISFYFHQKFLGFVVPLTTFVSFSAPTFNCLRPAAGQSHPNPGFVVPLTTFVSFSAPTFNCLRPVAGQSHPNPGFVVPLTTFVSFSAPTFNCLRPAAGQSHPNPGFVVPLTTFVSFSAPTFNCLRPAAGQSHPIPVMSEPYCENMKEDAGVYYGVLKISGKEISSTFLPFKDEEKALELYTHLVEHHDNWILSCHHLVRYQDEWLVGLEYSKNIVTYFREKMEVWESSDLNQHEWFNYISEDFIKILKDIACFGLKVIRAFTRKIRRSLYSSLISVGGKVFTQFECI; this is encoded by the exons atgatcaGTTTctattttcaccaaaaattcctAGGTTTCGTTGTTCCGCTCACTACTTTCGTCTCCTTCTCCGCTCCAACCTTCAACTGTCTCCGTCCTGCCGCTGGTCAATCTCATCCAAATCCAG GTTTCGTTGTTCCGCTCACTACTTTTGTTTCCTTCTCCGCTCCAACCTTCAACTGTCTCCGTCCTGTCGCTGGTCAATCTCATCCAAATCCAG GTTTCGTTGTTCCGCTCACTACTTTCGTCTCCTTCTCCGCTCCAACCTTCAACTGTCTTCGTCCTGCCGCTGGTCAATCTCATCCAAATCCAG GTTTCGTTGTTCCGCTCACTACTTTCGTCTCCTTCTCCGCTCCAACCTTCAACTGTCTCCGTCCTGCCGCTGGTCAATCTCATCCAATTCCAG TTATGTCGGAACCATATTGTGAGAATATGAAAGAGGATGCTGGTGTGTATTATGGAGTGCTAAAGATTTCAGGAAAAGAAATTAGCTCCACTTTCTTGCCGTTTAAAGACGAAGAGAAAGCTTTGGAGCTATACACACATTTAGTGGAGCATCACGATAACTGGATATTAAGTTGCCATCATCTTGTACGGTATCAAGATGAATGGCTGGTTGGACTagaatattctaaaaatattgtAACATATTTTAGAGAAAAGATGGAGGTGTGGGAAAGTAGTGATCTAAATCAGCATGAATGGTTCAACTATATTAGTGAGGATTTCATTAAGATCTTAAAGGATATTGCTTGTTTCGGGCTAAAAGTAATAAGAGCATTTACACGCAAGATCCGACGAAGCCTATATTCATCACTAATTTCAGTGGGGGGTAAAGTTTTTACCCAATTTGAATGCATCTGA
- the LOC121230353 gene encoding uncharacterized protein isoform X2 has product MISFYFHQKFLGFVVPLTTFVSFSAPTFNCLRPAAGQSHPNPGFVVPLTTFVSFSAPTFNCLRPAVGQSHPNPGFVVPLTTFVSFSAPTFNCLRPAAGQSHPNPGFVVPLTTFVSFSAPTFNCLRPAAGQSHPIPVMSEPYCENMKEDAGVYYGVLKISGKEISSTFLPFKDEEKALELYTHLVEHHDNWILSCHHLVRYQDEWLVGLEYSKNIVTYFREKMEVWESSDLNQHEWFNYISEDFIKILKDIACFGLKVIRAFTRKIRRSLYSSLISVGGKVFTQFECI; this is encoded by the exons atgatcaGTTTctattttcaccaaaaattcctAGGTTTCGTTGTTCCGCTCACTACTTTCGTCTCCTTCTCCGCTCCAACCTTCAACTGTCTCCGTCCTGCCGCTGGTCAATCTCATCCAAATCCAG GTTTCGTTGTTCCGCTCACTACTTTCGTCTCCTTCTCCGCTCCAACCTTCAACTGTCTCCGTCCTGCCGTTGGTCAATCTCATCCAAATCCAG GTTTCGTTGTTCCGCTCACTACTTTCGTCTCCTTCTCCGCTCCAACCTTCAACTGTCTTCGTCCTGCCGCTGGTCAATCTCATCCAAATCCAG GTTTCGTTGTTCCGCTCACTACTTTCGTCTCCTTCTCCGCTCCAACCTTCAACTGTCTCCGTCCTGCCGCTGGTCAATCTCATCCAATTCCAG TTATGTCGGAACCATATTGTGAGAATATGAAAGAGGATGCTGGTGTGTATTATGGAGTGCTAAAGATTTCAGGAAAAGAAATTAGCTCCACTTTCTTGCCGTTTAAAGACGAAGAGAAAGCTTTGGAGCTATACACACATTTAGTGGAGCATCACGATAACTGGATATTAAGTTGCCATCATCTTGTACGGTATCAAGATGAATGGCTGGTTGGACTagaatattctaaaaatattgtAACATATTTTAGAGAAAAGATGGAGGTGTGGGAAAGTAGTGATCTAAATCAGCATGAATGGTTCAACTATATTAGTGAGGATTTCATTAAGATCTTAAAGGATATTGCTTGTTTCGGGCTAAAAGTAATAAGAGCATTTACACGCAAGATCCGACGAAGCCTATATTCATCACTAATTTCAGTGGGGGGTAAAGTTTTTACCCAATTTGAATGCATCTGA
- the LOC121230353 gene encoding uncharacterized protein isoform X1, which yields MISFYFHQKFLGFVVPLTTFVSFSAPTFNCLRPAAGQSHPNPGFVVPLTTFVSFSAPTFNCLRPAVGQSHPNPGFVVPLTTFVSFSAPTFNCLRPVAGQSHPNPGFVVPLTTFVSFSAPTFNCLRPAAGQSHPNPGFVVPLTTFVSFSAPTFNCLRPAAGQSHPIPVMSEPYCENMKEDAGVYYGVLKISGKEISSTFLPFKDEEKALELYTHLVEHHDNWILSCHHLVRYQDEWLVGLEYSKNIVTYFREKMEVWESSDLNQHEWFNYISEDFIKILKDIACFGLKVIRAFTRKIRRSLYSSLISVGGKVFTQFECI from the exons atgatcaGTTTctattttcaccaaaaattcctAGGTTTCGTTGTTCCGCTCACTACTTTCGTCTCCTTCTCCGCTCCAACCTTCAACTGTCTCCGTCCTGCCGCTGGTCAATCTCATCCAAATCCAG GTTTCGTTGTTCCGCTCACTACTTTCGTCTCCTTCTCCGCTCCAACCTTCAACTGTCTCCGTCCTGCCGTTGGTCAATCTCATCCAAATCCAG GTTTCGTTGTTCCGCTCACTACTTTTGTTTCCTTCTCCGCTCCAACCTTCAACTGTCTCCGTCCTGTCGCTGGTCAATCTCATCCAAATCCAG GTTTCGTTGTTCCGCTCACTACTTTCGTCTCCTTCTCCGCTCCAACCTTCAACTGTCTTCGTCCTGCCGCTGGTCAATCTCATCCAAATCCAG GTTTCGTTGTTCCGCTCACTACTTTCGTCTCCTTCTCCGCTCCAACCTTCAACTGTCTCCGTCCTGCCGCTGGTCAATCTCATCCAATTCCAG TTATGTCGGAACCATATTGTGAGAATATGAAAGAGGATGCTGGTGTGTATTATGGAGTGCTAAAGATTTCAGGAAAAGAAATTAGCTCCACTTTCTTGCCGTTTAAAGACGAAGAGAAAGCTTTGGAGCTATACACACATTTAGTGGAGCATCACGATAACTGGATATTAAGTTGCCATCATCTTGTACGGTATCAAGATGAATGGCTGGTTGGACTagaatattctaaaaatattgtAACATATTTTAGAGAAAAGATGGAGGTGTGGGAAAGTAGTGATCTAAATCAGCATGAATGGTTCAACTATATTAGTGAGGATTTCATTAAGATCTTAAAGGATATTGCTTGTTTCGGGCTAAAAGTAATAAGAGCATTTACACGCAAGATCCGACGAAGCCTATATTCATCACTAATTTCAGTGGGGGGTAAAGTTTTTACCCAATTTGAATGCATCTGA